Proteins co-encoded in one Rattus rattus isolate New Zealand chromosome 5, Rrattus_CSIRO_v1, whole genome shotgun sequence genomic window:
- the LOC116902257 gene encoding zinc finger protein 709-like, with protein sequence MLETYGNLTAIGYIWEDHKIEEHFQKSRSHGRHKRTHTGEKPYECTQCGKAFAESSVLQDHRRTHTGEKPHECNQCGKAFARSSTLQVHKRTHTGEKPYECNQCGKAFAQSSTLQIHKRTHTGEKPYECNQCGKAFAKSSTLQIHKRTHTGEKPYECTQCGKAFAQSSVLQYHRRTHTGEKPYECNQCGKAFAQSSDLQIHKRTHTGEKPYECHQCSKAFSYRNVLQIHKRIHTGEKPYECNQCGKAFAESSVLQYHRRTHTGEKPYECNQCGKAFAQSSSLQIHKQTHTGEKPYECNQCGKAFAQSSSLQIHKRTHTGEKPYECNQCGKAFAESIVLQYHRRTHTGEKPYECNQCGKAFARSSNLQVHKRTHTGEKPYECNQCGKAFAQSSSLQIHKRTHTGEKPYECNQCGKAFAQSSSLQIHKRTHTGEKPYECNQCGKAFAKSSTLQIHKRTHTGEKPYECTQCGKAFAESSVLQYHRRTHTGEKPYECNQCGKAFAQSSVLRYHRRTHTGEKPYECNQCGKAFA encoded by the exons atgctggagacaTATGGGAATCTCACTGCTATAG GCTACATTTGGGAAGACCATAAAATTgaagaacattttcaaaaatcCAGAAGTCATGGAAG ACATAAacgaacacatacaggagagaaaccctacgaATGTACTCAATGTGGTAAGGCCTTTGCAGAAAGCAGTGTTCTCCAGGATCATagaagaacacatacaggagagaaaccccatgaatgtaatcaatgtggtaaagcttttGCACGAAGCAGTACTCTCCAAGTACATAAacgaacacatacaggagagaaaccctatgaatgtaatcaatgtggtaaagcctttgcacaaagCAGTACTCTCCAAATACATAAacgaacacatacaggagagaaaccctatgaatgtaatcaatgtggtaaagcttttGCTAAAAGCAGTACTCTCCAAATACATAAacgaacacatacaggagagaaaccctatgaatgtactcaatgtggtaaagcctttgcacaaagCAGTGTTCTCCAGTATCATagaagaacacatacaggagagaaaccgtatgaatgtaatcaatgtggtaaagcttttGCCCAAAGCAGTGATCTCCAAATACATAAacgaacacatacaggagagaaaccatatgAATGTCACCAATGTAGTAAAGCTTTTTCATACAGAAATGTTCTTCAAATACATAAACGAatacatacaggagagaaaccctatgaatgtaaccagtgtggtaaagcctttgcagaAAGCAGTGTTCTCCAGTATCATagaagaacacatacaggagagaaaccctatgaatgtaatcaatgtggtaaagcctttgcacaaagcagtagtctccaaatacataaacaaacacatacaggagagaaaccctatgaatgtaatcaatgtggtaaagcctttgcacaaagcagtagtctccaaatacataaacgaacacatacaggagagaaaccctacgaatgtaatcagtgtggtaaagcctttgcagaAAGCATTGTTCTCCAGTATCATagaagaacacatacaggagagaaaccctatgaatgtaatcaatgtggtaaagcttttGCACGAAGCAGTAATCTCCAAGTACATAAacgaacacatacaggagagaaaccctatgaatgtaatcaatgtggtaaagcctttgcacaaagcagtagtctccaaatacataaacgaacacatacaggagagaaaccctatgaatgtaatcaatgtggcaaagcctttgcacAAAGCAGTAGTCTGCAAATACATAAacgaacacatacaggagagaaaccctatgaatgtaatcaatgtggtaaagcttttGCTAAAAGCAGTACTCTCCAAATACATAAacgaacacatacaggagagaaaccctatgaatgtactcaatgtggtaaagcctttgcagaAAGCAGTGTTCTCCAGTATCATagaagaacacatacaggagagaaaccctatgaatgtaaccagtgtggtaaagcctttgcacaaagCAGTGTTCTCCGGTATCATagaagaacacatacaggagagaaaccctatgaatgtaatcagtgtggtaaagcctttgcatga